From the genome of Apodemus sylvaticus chromosome 3, mApoSyl1.1, whole genome shotgun sequence, one region includes:
- the Pink1 gene encoding serine/threonine-protein kinase PINK1, mitochondrial, giving the protein MAVRQALGRGLQLGRALLLRFAPKPSPVSGWGRPGPAAAWGRGERPGPASRPGAQPRQLGLPLPDRYRFFRQSVAGLAARIQRQFVVRARGGTGPCGRAVFLAFGLGLGLIEEKQAEGRRAASACQEIQAIFTQKTKQVSDPLDSRRWQGFRLEDYLIGQAIGKGCNAAVYEATVPTLPQHLERAKHLGLLGKGPDVIPQGADGEQAPRAPAFPFAIKMLWNISAGSSSEAILSKMSQELVPASRVALDGEYGAVTYRRSRDGPKQLAPHPNIIRVFRAFTSSVPLLPGALADYPDMLPPHYYPEGLGHGRTLFLVMKNYPCTLRQYLEEQTPSSRLATMMTLQLLEGVDHLVQQGVAHRDLKSDNILVEWDSDGCPWLVISDFGCCLADEHVGLQLPFNSSSVERGGNGSLMAPEVSTARSGPSAVIDYSKADTWAVGAIAYEIFGLANPFYGHLESRSYQEAQLPEMPRSVPPEARQLVRSLLQRETSKRPSARLAANVLHLSLWGEHLLALKNLKLDKMVAWLLQQSAATLLADRLREKSCVETKLRMLFLANLECETLCQAALLLSSWRAAP; this is encoded by the exons ATGGCGGTACGACAGGCGCTCGGCCGAGGCCTGCAGCTTGGTCGGGCGCTGCTGCTGCGCTTCGCGCCTAAACCCAGCCCGGTGTCGGGCTGGGGGAGGCCCGGCCCAGCGGCGGCCTGGGGCCGCGGAGAGCGCCCGGGCCCGGCCTCACGCCCCGGAGCACAGCCGCGCCAGCTCGGGCTCCCTCTCCCGGACCGCTACCGCTTCTTCCGCCAGTCAGTGGCTGGGCTGGCGGCGCGGATCCAGCGGCAGTTTGTGGTGCGGGCCCGGGGCGGCACAGGCCCTTGTGGCAGAGCAGTCTTCCTGGCCTTCGGGCTGGGGCTCGGGCTGATCGAGGAGAAGCAGGCAGAAGGCCGGAGGGCGGCCTCGGCTTGTCAGGAGATCCAG GCAATTTTTACACAGAAAACCAAGCAGGTGTCTGACCCGCTGGACAGCCGACGCTGGCAGGGCTTCCGTCTGGAGGATTATCTGATAGGCCAGGCCATTGGCAAGGGCTGCAATGCCGCCGTGTATGAAGCCACTGTGCCCACATTGCCCCAGCACCTGGAGAGGGCCAAACACCTGGGCCTTCTAGGAAAAGGCCCGGATGTCATCCCTCAAGGAGCAGATGGGGAGCAGGCTCCGAGAGCCCCTGCCTTTCCCTTTGCCATCAAGATGCTGTGGAATATCTCG GCAGGTTCCTCCAGCGAAGCCATCTTAAGCAAAATGAGCCAGGAGCTGGTCCCGGCAAGCCGCGTGGCATTGGATGGAGAGTATGGAGCAGTTACTTACAG AAGATCCAGAGATGGTCCCAAGCAGCTCGCCCCGCACCCCAACATCATCCGGGTTTTCCGGGCCTTCACTTCATCCGTGCCGCTCCTGCCGGGGGCCCTGGCTGACTACCCTGATATGCTGCCCCCACACTACTACCCAGAAGGCCTGGGCCATGGTCGCACTCTGTTCCTTGTTATGAAGAA CTACCCCTGTACCCTGCGCCAGTACCTTGAGGAGCAAACTCCCAGTTCCCGCCTGGCCACCATGATGACCTTGCAGCTGCTGGAGGGCGTGGACCACCTGGTTCAGCAGGGCGTCGCCCATCGGGACCTCAAGTCCGACAACATCCTTGTGGAATGGGACTCAG ATGGCTGCCCCTGGCTGGTGATCTCCGACTTTGGCTGCTGTCTGGCTGACGAGCATGTTGGCCTGCAGTTGCCTTTCAACAGCTCCAGCGTAGAGCGTGGCGGCAATGGCTCCCTGATGGCCCCTGAG GTGTCCACGGCCCGTTCTGGTCCCAGTGCGGTCATTGACTACAGCAAAGCCGATACCTGGGCCGTGGGGGCCATTGCCTATGAAATCTTTGGCCTGGCCAATCCCTTCTATGGCCACCTGGAGAGCCGCAGCTACCAGGAAGCTCAGCTGCCCGAGATGCCCAGGTCGGTACCTCCAGAGGCACGGCAGCTGGTGCGGTCACTGCTCCAGCGAGAGACCAGCAAG AGACCATCTGCACGCTTAGCTGCCAACGTGCTGCACTTAAGCCTCTGGGGTGAGCATCTTCTAGCCCTGAAGAACCTGAAACTGGACAAGATGGTGGCCTGGCTCCTCCAGCAATCAGCAGCCACTCTGCTGGCtgacaggctgagagagaagagCTGCGTGGAGACGAAGCTGCGGATGCTGTTTCTGGCTAACCTGGAGTGTGAGACGCTCTGCCAGGcagccctcctcctctcctcctggaGGGCCGCCCCGTGA
- the Ddost gene encoding dolichyl-diphosphooligosaccharide--protein glycosyltransferase 48 kDa subunit, whose translation MKMGPRLVVRAWLLCGLLLAALGCVCASGPRTLVLLDNLNVRDSHSLFFRSLKDRGFELTFKTADDPSLSLIKYGEFLYDNLIIFSPSVEDFGGNINVETISAFIDGGGSVLVAASSDIGDPLRELGSECGIEFDEEKTAVIDHHNYDVSDLGQHTLIVADAENLLKAPTIVGKSSPNPILFRGVGMVADPDNPLVLDILTGSSTSYSFFPEKPITQYPHAVGRNTLLIAGLQARNNARVIFSGSLDFFSDAFFTSAVQKATPGAQRYSQTGNYELAVALSRWVFKEEGVLRVGPVSHHRVGEMAPPNAYTVTDLVEYSIVIEQLSNGKWVPFDGDDIQLEFVRIDPFVRTFLKRKGGKYSVQFKLPDVYGVFQFKVDYNRLGYTHLYSSTQVSVRPLQHTQYERFIPSAYPYYASAFSMMAGLFIFSIVFLHMKEKEKSD comes from the exons ATGAAGATGGGTCCCCGCCTCGTCGTCCGTGCCTGGCTCCTCTGCGGGCTGCTGCTGGCCGCGCTCGGCTGCGTCTGCGCCAGCGGCCCCCGCACCCTCGTGCTGCTGGACAACCTGAACGTGCGGGACTCGCACTCACTGTTCTTCCGCAGCCTGAAGG aCCGGGGCTTTGAGCTCACCTTCAAGACCGCAGATGACCCCAGTTTGTCCCTCATTAAGTACGGGGAGTTCCTCTATGACAACCTTATCATCTTTTCCCCGTCCGTGGAAG ACTTCGGAGGCAATATCAATGTGGAGACCATCAGTGCCTTCATTGACGGTGGTGGCAGCGTTTTGGTGGCGGCCAGCTCTGACATCG GTGACCCTCTTCGGGAGCTCGGCAGCGAGTGTGGGATTGAATTTGATGAAGAAAAAACAGCTGTCATCGACCACCACAACTATGATGTCTCAGACCTTGGCCAG CACACACTCATTGTGGCTGACGCTGAGAACTTGCTGAAGGCCCCAACCATTGTCGGCAAGTCATCTCCGAACCCCATTCTCTTCCGAGGAGTTGG AATGGTGGCCGACCCTGACAATCCCTTGGTTTTGGACATCCTGACAGGCTCTTCAACCTCTTACTCCTTCTTCCCAGAGAAGCCAATCACCCAG TACCCCCATGCGGTGGGGAGGAATACTCTGCTGATTGCTGGGCTGCAGGCCAGAAACAATGCCCGGGTCATCTTCAGTggctctctggatttcttcagcGATGCCTTCTTCACCTCAGCAGTGCAGAAGGCCACACCCGGTGCACAGAG gTATTCGCAGACAGGCAACTATGAACTAGCTGTGGCCCTCTCACGCTGGGTGTTCAAGGAGGAGGGCGTCCTTCGGGTGGGGCCTGTGTCCCATCACCGGGTGGGCGAGATGGCCCCACCCAATGCCTACACTGTCACTGACTTGGTG GAGTATAGCATCGTGATAGAGCAGCTCTCCAATGGCAAGTGGGTCCCCTTCGATGGTGATGACATTCAGCTGGAGTTCGTGCGCATCGACCCCTTCGTGAGGACCTTCCTGAAGAGGAAAG GTGGCAAGTACAGCGTGCAGTTCAAGCTGCCCGACGTGTATGGTGTGTTCCAGTTTAAAGTGGATTACAACCGGCTGGGCTACACCCACCTGTACTCCTCCACCCAG GTGTCAGTGAGGCCACTGCAGCACACGCAGTACGAGCGCTTCATCCCCTCGGCCTACCCCTACTACGCCAGCGCCTTCTCCATGATGGCCGGCCTCTTCATCTTCAGCATCGTCTTCTTGCacatgaaggagaaggagaagtctGACTGA